The nucleotide window GCGACAACCGCACCTATGGACACCCCATCGTGTTGCGGCCGGTGTCCAGTGAGGACGCCATGACCGCCGACTGGACTCGGGTGCCCTACGAGGTGCTGGAACGCATCTCGACCCGCATCACCAACGAGGTGCCTGAGGTCAACCGGGTGGTGCTGGATATCACCAGCAAGCCGCCGGGCACCATCGAGTGGGAATGATCCCGGATCGGTTTTAGGGTCGGCTACGTCTGGACGAACTCACGTTTGCCGTAGGCGATGGTGGCCGCACTCCAACACCCGCCGGCCGCGCCGACGAGCCGGCGCGCGACGTCGAGATCCTCGGTGCCGGCGACCAGGATCAAGGCGTGATCGGTGATGGTGACGGATCCGCCCAGCAGTCGATGGTGTGCGACCGAATCGGCGGCGAAGGCGTCGCGGAAGCGTGCAAAGTCGATGTCGGGCACGGTGATGGTGACCGCATTGGCCGGCCCATGCTGGGGCGCATCCGGCGGCAGGTATTCGAACGTCAGCACCGCTTGCTGGTTGAACTGGCTGCGCACCGCCTCGGCGACGGTGTGCAAGGTAGGCCCGTCGGCGCTGCATAGGTGGAACTCTCGGGCGCGCTCATTGATGGTCTGCTGTAGCTCGTCTGACCAAAACACGCCGTCAAGCAGGGTCGAGCCGGTCACCGTCGCGCCGTTGTGGCTGATCGTCAGGTCGGCCTGTGCCTCGAACAGCCCATCGGCGACGTTGTCGGTGGCGAACAACTCCGCCGGGCGGCAGGTCCCCGGGTCGGTCGGGGTGTCCGCGGTGGCGGTGCTGGTTGGCCCGGCGCAGCCGTTGCACAGCAGTAGCCACACCAGCACCGGGGTGGCTCTGCGCGATCGCACAAGGCAGCGTCTCACGCCGCTTGCTGGGGCGCTTGACGGGGTTGGCGGGTGGGTGTTTACTCAAATTAATCGAACATATTTTCGAATGAGTTGGCCTCAAGGGTGGCCGCGAATCGCTCAGGAGGCTGGTCATGACCGCGGCTTTCGCCTCCGCTCAGCGTCGGGAAAACCGCGCTGAACAGGTGAAACTACTGCGCCAAAGGATGGCGGAGATGTCTGGGGGGCGCGTCCGCCCAGGCGATCCGCACACGGAGTCGGCCCTGCCGGTGGGGGAGCCGGAATCGTTGCCCCGGGGAACGGTGGCAGTGCTTTCGGGAGCTCGGTCGCTGTTGCTGCGCATGGTGGCCGCGGTGACGGCGGGTGGGGGGCATGCGGCCATCGTCGGCCAGCCGGGTATTGGGTTGCTGGCCGCGGTCGAAATGGGGGCGGATCTGAGCCGGATCGCGGTGATACCGGACCCCGGGACCGATCCGGTGGAGGTGGCCGCGGTGCTCATCGACGGCATGGACCTGGTGGTGCTCGGTCTGGGGGGGCGCCGGGTGACGCGGACGCGGGCTCGTGCGGTGGTGGCCCGTGCCCGCCATAAGGGATGCACTCTGCTGGTCACCGACGGTGACTGGCAAGGAGCGCCGACGCGGCTGGAGGCCCGGGTGTGTGGCTATGAAATTACGCCAACTCTCAGGGGCGTGCCCGCCCCAGGGTTCGGGCGGATCAGCGGGGTGCGACTACAGATCAACGGGGTGTGCGCGGGAGGGCGAACGATCGGACGAGCTCGTACCGGGTGAGTCTGGTGGTCACTTCCCGAGTGTTGGCGATCTGGTGCATGGACTGGCCCGCGGTCGCGGCCGCGGCGGCCACGGGCCAGTCTGCGACGGACCCAGTCGCGGTTACCTTGGCAAACCGGGTGATTGCCTGCTCGGCGACGGCGCGTGCGGCCGGAGTGCGTCGCGGGCTGCGCCGCCGGGAGGCGGCCGCACGGTGTCCGCAGCTGCACATTGCCACCGCCGATGCAGACCGCGACGCACGCTTCTTTGAAGGCGTGATCGCGGCGGTGGACGATCTGGTGCCCCACGTCGAGGTGCTGCGGCCTGGGCTCTTGGTGATGCCGGTGCGCGGTCCGGCACGGTTTTTTGGGTCCGAGCAGCGGGCGGCCGAGCAGCTGATTGACGCCGTGGCCGCAGCCGGAGCCGAGTGCCAGGTCGGGATCGCTGACCACCTGTCCACCGCGGTTTTCGCCGCGCGTGCGGGCCACGTCGTGGAACCGGGCCGCGATGCACGGTTCCTTTCGGTGCTGTCGATTCGTCAGCTTGCCACCGAGCCGAGCCTGTCCGGTGCGGGGCGTGAGGAGCTGACGGATCTGTTGTGGCGGATGGGAATTCGCACCATCGGGCAGTTCGCCGCGCTACCGCGCACCGACGTGGCTTCCCGGTTCGGCGCTGACGCGGTGTCTGCGCATAGGTTCGCTCGCGGTGAGTCGGAACGCCCCCCGTCCGGGCGCGAACTACCACCGGAACTCGACGTCGAGCTGCGCTGTGATCCACCGCTGGACCGGGTCGACGCCGCGGCATTCGCCGGGCGTTCGCTGGCTGGCGCGCTGCATCAGGCGCTGATGGGCGCCGGGGTGGGGTGCACCCGGCTGGCCATTCACGCCGCGACCGCCAACGGCGAGGAGCGCAGTCGGGTATGGCGGTGTGCTGAGCCGCTGACGGAGAACGCCACCGCTGACCGGGTGCGCTGGCAACTGGACGGGTGGCTGAGTAATCGGACCGCTTCCGACCGGCCTACGGCACCGGTGACTCTGTTGCGGCTGCAGGCGATAGAGGTGGTGTCCGCCGGCGCGCTGCAGTTGCCGTTGTGGGGTGGTCTCGGTACGGAAGACAGGCTCCGGGCGCGCCGGGTGCTGGTGCGAGTCCAGGGCCTGCTTGGTCCGGAGGCGGTGCAGGTGCCGGTGTTGTCCGGCGGTCGCGGGCCGGGCGAACGCATCACCTTGACCCCACTTGGCCTAGTAGACCCCGAACCGGTATCGCAGGCAGACCCGGGGCAGCCGTGGCCGGGCCAACTGCCCGAACCATCGCCGGCGGTGCTGCTCGACGATCCGGTGGAATTACTTGACGCCCAAGGGAATTTGATACGAGTCACCAGTCGGGGGATGTTCTCCGCGGACCCGGCCCGGCTGATTATCCGCGGCCGGGACAACCGGCTGCGCTGGTGGGCCGGTCCGTGGCCGGTCGACGAGCGATGGTGGGACGACCGGCCTGGGACCGGTCAGGGAAGTGGCCGCACCGCGCGCGCTCAAATACTGTTGGAGAGCGAGCGCGCGTTGCTGCTGTGCTACCGCCAGCGGCGGTGGTACCTCGAAGGAAGTTACGAGTGATGCGCATAATGTGCGCTAGCGATATTCGTTGCTCTGCAGTGCGCGGGCGAAAGACCCGACCCTGTCCACGAATTGGTCGAAGAACCCCGCGGGGTCGACATCGATTCCAATGAGCGCATTCGGCTCTGAGGAACCCGACCAGTCGGTCAGCGTCGCGCCGCGGTTCGGTGTCTCGTTCAGTTCGATCCGCACCGTAGCGGGACGGATAGTGACAAGTGCTGGGTTCAGCGCGACGGCGGCGGCCAGTGGGTCATGTAGATACGCCAGATACTTGTGGTCTCTGTCGTAGTAGGCCTCGAAGTAGAAACGCATCGCGTCCTCGATCATCCGAATCAACGGATTGGAGGCCACCGATCGGGTGCCGCGTTCGTCGTCCGCGCTCATCATCGCTGTCGCCGAGGCTGCGACGGCCGCCAGTCCGGCCAGGATATCCGGCGTCAATTCGACGCGGCGGGTCAGATTCAAGCCGCACAGAATCGGCAGCCCTTGCGGTTCAACGGCCGCAGTGGTTTTCCTCGACCAACCCGCGAGCACTTCGGCGGCCGCCTCGGGATCCACGCTGATGTTCCATTCCGTCATCGGCGTGCTGTCTTCGTAGTGTCCGCCCATGATCACCAGCCGACGCAACAGCTTGGGCAGCATGGGTTCGGCCCGCAGTGCCCGGGCCAGATTGGTCAATGGGCCCGTTGCAATGCCGATCAGGTCACCGGGAAAGGCGTGTGCTGCGCGTATCCAGGCCGTCGCGGAGTCGTAACTGGTGAGCCGGCGATCGGTGAGTGGCAGTTCGGCATAACCCAACCCGTTGGGGCCGTGGTTTCTGGAGGTCACCCGAAGCGGGCCGGTCAGAGTTCCCTCCGGTCCCTTGGACACCGGAACATCGGCGACTCGGCACAGCTCGAGCAGGCCCAGGTTGTTCGCGCAAACCTGTTGTACCGCAACGTTTCCACCCGTCGAGGCGATGCCTACGACGTCTGCATCCGGACTGGCGAACAGGTATACCAACGCCAGCGCATCATCGACGCCGGTGTCGACATCGACGAAAACGGGGTGCACCGCGGCCACAATACCGCGGCACCGCTACTCGACGAGGCTTACCAGTGCACCCCCGGCACCAAGCGCACCAGCCGTTTGACCTCCCGGGGCGCCCGGATACCGCGGGCGACCGCAGAAACCGTGCGTTTCGGCTTGGCTTTGCGCCGCTGCGCGGTACGCGTATCGGAAGGCAGGCCGAGCGCCGCTCGGGAGTCGGGGTAGCCCAGATATAGCTGATGCAACAACCGCCGCGACAGCCTGGGCGTGAAGTAGTTGCCGGCCTCGGCCAGCGTGCCCAGCGGCGTATCGATACGTGCCGGCTTCTCGATCAGCCCGCGGATCACCATGGCGGCCGCACGCTCGGCGCTGATTGCCGGCACCGGGTTGAGGCGTCGGGACGGTGCGATCATGGGCGTGGCCACCAGGGGCATGTGGATGTTGGTGAAGGTGATGTGGTCGGACAGGGTCTCGGAGGCGACCACGTCGGCAAACGCGTCCAGCGCCGCTTTGGTGGGCAAATACGAGCTGTACTTGGGATTGCGGGCCTGAACACCGGCGCTGGATACGTTGACCACGTGGCCAAACCGACGTTCGCGCCAGTGCGGCAGCAGGGTCAGCACCATCCGGACGGCGCCGAAGTAGTTGACCGCCATCACCCGTTCGTAGTCGTGTAAGCGGTCGGTGGAGTTGACCACCGAGCGGCGGATGGACCGGCCCGCGTTGTTCACCAGGTAGTCGACATGACCGAAGCGTCCCAGGATGTCCTTCACGGTGTGCTCGACCGAGGTCGAGTCGGTGACATCACAGCTGAACGCATATGCCTGGCCACCGTTGGCCCGGATTTCGTCGACCAGTTGGTCCAGGGCGTCGCCGTTACGGGCCAACGCGAACACCGTCGCCCCCCGCTCGGCGACGGCGACGGCAGCGGCCCGACCGATGCCGCTGGATGCGCCGGTGATGATCACGTGCCGGCCCGCCAGCGGTCCCCGTGGATCGTCGCGTCGGGCACGATCGGCATCGAGATGCTCGGCCCAGTACTGCCACAGTTTGGGCGCGTAGGCAGAAAACTCGGGAACCTCAATACCGGTGCCGCGCAGCGCCTTCTGGGTTTCGACGTTGACGAAGGTGGGTTTGAGGTCGACGACGTCGAAGACTTCGGCGGGAATTCCCAGCTGGGTGGCCACCATGTTGCGCAGCAACCGGGCGCGCCCCCGCGCCCGCAGCACCGGTGCGGCCACCGAGCGCGGTAGTGATCCCCGCACCGCGGGCAGCCCGGCCGACTTGGCGATTCCACGGTAGATGCCGCGCAATCCAATGGATTTCGGCGCGGTGAGGTGGAACGTTTGCCCGTCACGGGATGGCGGGGTCGCGGCGTGCATCAGGGCGACCAGCGCATCCACCACATAGTCGACCGGCACAATGTTGGTGCGCCCAGTGTCGGGCAGCAGGATCGGCGTCAGGGACGGCAAAGCGGCCAGTTTGGACAGGACACCAAAGAAGTAGTACGGCCCGTCCACCTTGTCGGTTTCTCCGGTGCGCGAGTCACCCACCACCACCGCCAGGCGGTAGATCCGGTAACGCAGCCCGGCTGCGCTGCGTACCAGCGCTTCGGCCTCGAACTTCGTTCGGTGATACGGACTGGGTAGCTGCTGGTCGACGTCGAAGTCCGCTTCGGTGTATTCCCCAGCGAAGTCGCCGGCCACGGCAATCGAAGACACGTGGTGCAGCGTGGCATCGAGCCGTCGCGCCAACTCGATGACGGCGCGGGTGCCCTCGACGTTGACCGCCCACTGCAGCGGCTCGGGTGCGGTGATGTCATAGATCGCTGCGCAGTGCACCAGATGGTCAACGCGTCCCAGTTCGGCGAGCGTCCGCTCGGTCACAGCGAGCTGTGGCAATTCGCCGACTAGGGGTTTTACCCGTTCGCCCCAGTCGAGGGTTAGGCGCTCGAAGTGGCTCAGCGACTGGCGACGGACCAGAACCCAGACCCGCGCTTCGGGGCGGGCTGCCAGCAGGCGAGTGACGACGCGCCGCCCGATAAACCCGGTACCGCCGGTAACGACATACCGCATGCAGCCATCGTGGCGGCTGGTGGCCGCACGCGTCAACCGATCAGCTGAAGTTGCGGATGCCGTCCCAATCCACCAACCGCCAGCCGGTCAGTGGGTTTCCGGTGATTACCACGCGTCCGATGTTGGGCAGTGGATGACTGTTGAGCAGGTTGGTTTTCGGGTTCTTGACGTTCATCAGCGTCCACACCATGATTGCGACCCCTTGGGAGAACGCCACCGGTTTGTTGTGGCCGCTGTTGTAGATCTTCCATACCGCGGCGCTGAATCGGCTGTTGAAGTCACGGCCGGAAGCCGAGCCCGGGATGGCGCTGTGCATGTCGCCATTGAGCCAATCGGCGGGCGCCACCATGTAGGTCCGATCGGACATCGAGTCGGGTTTACCGTTGTACCACCCGGCGTTGAGGGACTCCAGCTCCTCGACGATCTCGGCCTGCTTGCTGAGTTCTTTGGCTAGCGGCCCGGCGGTCTGCTGGGCCGCCGCCATTGGCGATGTGTAGATGCTGTCGTAGTCGCTATGGGTGACCCGGTTGGCAAGCTGCTCGGCCTGCGCCTTGCCCTCGGCGCTCAGTCCGGTGCCGGGGATGTCGGTGTCGATGACACCGTCGGCGTTGGCCTGGGATTGTGCATTCCGAACGAAGGTCAAGGTGATGGTGCGAGCCTGCGGGCCACCGCCGCCGCAGGCGCTGAGCATCGTTGCCGCGGCGAACACAGCTAGGACCTTGAAGGTCTTCGGCATCTTCGGCATCTTCGTGTGCTTGGCCATGGCGATAGCCTGCCCTGCCGACCGTATCGGTGGGAAGGGTTTGCGATGGTTGAGTGCAGAAATGGCTTGAATTCTTCAATCGAGAGGAGACTCGCATGGCGATCGACCCGGGTGCCATCGGAGCGATGACCGAACCGGTGTTGTTCGAGTGGACCGACCGGGACACGTTGCTCTACGCGCTGGGGGTCGGCGCCGGGACCGCGGACTTGTCGTTCACCACCGAAAATAGCCACGACGTCACCCAGCAAGTGTTGCCGACCTATGCGGTGATCTGCTGCCCCGCGTTCGGGGCGGCCGGCAAGGTCGGAAAGTTCAACTGGGCCATGCTGTTGCACGGATCCCAGACCATCCGCCTGCACGCGCCTCTGCCGCCGGCCGGCAAGCTGTCGGTGGTTTCCGAGGTGACCGACATCCAGGACAAGGGGGAGGGCAAAAACGCGGTCCTCATGCTGCGCGGCCGCGGCACCGACCCGGATACCGGAACGCTGATCGCCGAGACGCTGACCACGCTGGTCATCCGCGGCGAGGGCGGCTTCGGGGGAGAACCCGGTCAGCGGCCCGCGGCGCCGGAGTTCCCGGACCGCGAGCCCGATACCCGGATCGACCTGCCCACCCGCGAGGACCAGGCGTTGATCTACCGGTTGTCCGGTGACCGCAACCCGCTGCACAGCGACCCCTGGTTTGCCACCCAGCTCGCCGGGTTTCCCCGGCCGATCCTGCACGGCCTGTGCACCTACGGGGTTTCCGGGCGGGCGCTGGTGGCCGAGCTCGGCGGCGGTGTTGCCGCCAACATCACCTCGATTGCGGCGCGGTTCACCAAGCCGGTGTTTCCCGGGGAGACGTTGAGCACGTTGATCTGGCGCACCGAGCCAGGCAAGGCGGTTTTTCGCACCGAGGTCACCGGATCCGACGGCGGCGAAACGCGGGTGGTGCTGGACGACGGCGCGGTGGAATACGTACCGAGTTAGCCGTCTAGCGCTCGATGCCGATGGTTCCTTCGCTACTCAAGGTTCTGTAGTAGTGGAGGTAGGCAATTGCCGGTACCGCGACGAATGTGAGCGCGGTCAACGCGATCGAGAAATGATTCGGACTGCCCTGCTGGGTGAGAAATATGGTGCGGTAATCGAATGACACGACCAGCATGACCGAAATGGAGACCGCGACTACCGGTAACACCTTGTCGGTGAATGGATTGCGCTTGATCGCCGAGCGCTCCCCGGTCCGGTCGGCCGCCAATGCGATCAATGCAATCGGCACGATGATGAACTGAATAAATCGCGCGATCACGGCAAGTCCGGTCAGGTTCACATTGTCGAAGTGGAGGGCCAGTGGAAACGCCAATGCCAATGACGCGGTCACACTGAAAGCGATCATCGGTACCCCGAACCGGTTCTTGCTCGACAGACGCATCGGCAATGTTCCCTGATCTGCCAGCGCCGTCCACAGCCGCGGAGCGCCGAACGATGCGGCCACGTTGATGCCGAACATCGAGACCAAGGCACCCGCGATGACGATCGTCCGGAAAGCGTCGTTTCCGATGGCCGCCGCCAGTCGTACCGTGCCGCTGGACGAGACAACCTTGTCCGATCCCAGCAACATTGCGACCACGACGGCGAGGATGTAGACCGCCCCGACTGCGAGGATTGCCAGCGGTATGGCTCGGGGCAGGTTGCGGTCCGGTTCGTGCATTTCCTCGGCAGCGTTAGCGATCGATTCGAAGCCCATGAATGCATACAACGCGACAATGGTGGCCA belongs to Mycobacterium basiliense and includes:
- a CDS encoding MaoC family dehydratase, with the protein product MAIDPGAIGAMTEPVLFEWTDRDTLLYALGVGAGTADLSFTTENSHDVTQQVLPTYAVICCPAFGAAGKVGKFNWAMLLHGSQTIRLHAPLPPAGKLSVVSEVTDIQDKGEGKNAVLMLRGRGTDPDTGTLIAETLTTLVIRGEGGFGGEPGQRPAAPEFPDREPDTRIDLPTREDQALIYRLSGDRNPLHSDPWFATQLAGFPRPILHGLCTYGVSGRALVAELGGGVAANITSIAARFTKPVFPGETLSTLIWRTEPGKAVFRTEVTGSDGGETRVVLDDGAVEYVPS
- a CDS encoding histidine phosphatase family protein, which produces MAKHTKMPKMPKTFKVLAVFAAATMLSACGGGGPQARTITLTFVRNAQSQANADGVIDTDIPGTGLSAEGKAQAEQLANRVTHSDYDSIYTSPMAAAQQTAGPLAKELSKQAEIVEELESLNAGWYNGKPDSMSDRTYMVAPADWLNGDMHSAIPGSASGRDFNSRFSAAVWKIYNSGHNKPVAFSQGVAIMVWTLMNVKNPKTNLLNSHPLPNIGRVVITGNPLTGWRLVDWDGIRNFS
- a CDS encoding APC family permease, with the translated sequence MLGEVSNLQTGRCAISKLGFWSIVMLGINSIIGAGIFLTPGAVIKLAGPLAPIAYVLAGLFAGLMAMVFATAARYVRTNGASYAYTTAAFGQRIGIYVGVTHAITASIAWGVLASLFVATLLRVLFPGKNWAEDTELFSVKTLTFLIFIAVLLVINLFGNRIIKWANGTSTSGKIFALSMFIAGGIWIIVTQHVNNYGSSASPGVYQRATFSLLGIVGMGQSTGSSLILATIVALYAFMGFESIANAAEEMHEPDRNLPRAIPLAILAVGAVYILAVVVAMLLGSDKVVSSSGTVRLAAAIGNDAFRTIVIAGALVSMFGINVAASFGAPRLWTALADQGTLPMRLSSKNRFGVPMIAFSVTASLALAFPLALHFDNVNLTGLAVIARFIQFIIVPIALIALAADRTGERSAIKRNPFTDKVLPVVAVSISVMLVVSFDYRTIFLTQQGSPNHFSIALTALTFVAVPAIAYLHYYRTLSSEGTIGIER
- a CDS encoding SDR family oxidoreductase, with product MRYVVTGGTGFIGRRVVTRLLAARPEARVWVLVRRQSLSHFERLTLDWGERVKPLVGELPQLAVTERTLAELGRVDHLVHCAAIYDITAPEPLQWAVNVEGTRAVIELARRLDATLHHVSSIAVAGDFAGEYTEADFDVDQQLPSPYHRTKFEAEALVRSAAGLRYRIYRLAVVVGDSRTGETDKVDGPYYFFGVLSKLAALPSLTPILLPDTGRTNIVPVDYVVDALVALMHAATPPSRDGQTFHLTAPKSIGLRGIYRGIAKSAGLPAVRGSLPRSVAAPVLRARGRARLLRNMVATQLGIPAEVFDVVDLKPTFVNVETQKALRGTGIEVPEFSAYAPKLWQYWAEHLDADRARRDDPRGPLAGRHVIITGASSGIGRAAAVAVAERGATVFALARNGDALDQLVDEIRANGGQAYAFSCDVTDSTSVEHTVKDILGRFGHVDYLVNNAGRSIRRSVVNSTDRLHDYERVMAVNYFGAVRMVLTLLPHWRERRFGHVVNVSSAGVQARNPKYSSYLPTKAALDAFADVVASETLSDHITFTNIHMPLVATPMIAPSRRLNPVPAISAERAAAMVIRGLIEKPARIDTPLGTLAEAGNYFTPRLSRRLLHQLYLGYPDSRAALGLPSDTRTAQRRKAKPKRTVSAVARGIRAPREVKRLVRLVPGVHW
- a CDS encoding DNA polymerase Y family protein, with amino-acid sequence MDWPAVAAAAATGQSATDPVAVTLANRVIACSATARAAGVRRGLRRREAAARCPQLHIATADADRDARFFEGVIAAVDDLVPHVEVLRPGLLVMPVRGPARFFGSEQRAAEQLIDAVAAAGAECQVGIADHLSTAVFAARAGHVVEPGRDARFLSVLSIRQLATEPSLSGAGREELTDLLWRMGIRTIGQFAALPRTDVASRFGADAVSAHRFARGESERPPSGRELPPELDVELRCDPPLDRVDAAAFAGRSLAGALHQALMGAGVGCTRLAIHAATANGEERSRVWRCAEPLTENATADRVRWQLDGWLSNRTASDRPTAPVTLLRLQAIEVVSAGALQLPLWGGLGTEDRLRARRVLVRVQGLLGPEAVQVPVLSGGRGPGERITLTPLGLVDPEPVSQADPGQPWPGQLPEPSPAVLLDDPVELLDAQGNLIRVTSRGMFSADPARLIIRGRDNRLRWWAGPWPVDERWWDDRPGTGQGSGRTARAQILLESERALLLCYRQRRWYLEGSYE
- a CDS encoding nucleoside hydrolase codes for the protein MAAVHPVFVDVDTGVDDALALVYLFASPDADVVGIASTGGNVAVQQVCANNLGLLELCRVADVPVSKGPEGTLTGPLRVTSRNHGPNGLGYAELPLTDRRLTSYDSATAWIRAAHAFPGDLIGIATGPLTNLARALRAEPMLPKLLRRLVIMGGHYEDSTPMTEWNISVDPEAAAEVLAGWSRKTTAAVEPQGLPILCGLNLTRRVELTPDILAGLAAVAASATAMMSADDERGTRSVASNPLIRMIEDAMRFYFEAYYDRDHKYLAYLHDPLAAAVALNPALVTIRPATVRIELNETPNRGATLTDWSGSSEPNALIGIDVDPAGFFDQFVDRVGSFARALQSNEYR